From a region of the Latilactobacillus sakei genome:
- a CDS encoding DUF4115 domain-containing protein produces the protein MNEIGQKLREARIEKGYTLDDLQQITKIQKRYLSSIEEGDFDALPGTFYVRAFIKQYAQTVGVDSEALLAEYQDKLPNAKPEEYVEKSVENQTRLTRETTDSKWAKWRGLAPQIAVVAVVIVIVGIVYGITLSNRGKNRETLTETSSSVTVSGDQSTAKKATSDDNQQKAQESKAQEASKASEQAKKEADKKAKETKLSASMTSMSGSQQAFTIKNLPNKANTLTFSAENATAWVGLIVNGSTIWQGSVTPGTDQTTQLPAGVTQFSVKTGNGPATKMKINDTAVNLNPNNETVQVRTVNFTATLAK, from the coding sequence ATGAATGAAATTGGTCAAAAATTACGTGAAGCACGTATTGAAAAAGGTTATACATTAGATGATTTACAACAAATTACGAAAATTCAAAAGCGTTATTTAAGTTCAATTGAAGAGGGCGATTTTGATGCACTCCCAGGGACTTTTTATGTGCGTGCGTTTATTAAGCAATATGCACAAACGGTGGGCGTTGATAGTGAGGCGCTATTAGCTGAATATCAAGATAAATTGCCCAACGCAAAACCAGAAGAATATGTTGAAAAGTCAGTTGAAAATCAAACCCGTTTAACACGCGAAACAACCGACTCTAAATGGGCAAAATGGCGGGGCTTAGCACCACAAATCGCCGTTGTTGCGGTTGTGATTGTGATTGTTGGAATTGTCTACGGGATTACGCTCAGTAACCGAGGCAAAAACCGGGAAACATTAACTGAAACTAGTTCATCGGTAACCGTTTCAGGTGACCAATCAACAGCTAAGAAAGCAACTTCAGACGATAATCAACAAAAGGCCCAAGAAAGTAAGGCTCAAGAAGCGTCTAAAGCAAGTGAACAAGCAAAAAAAGAAGCTGACAAAAAGGCAAAAGAAACTAAGTTATCAGCTTCAATGACAAGTATGAGTGGTTCACAACAAGCCTTCACGATTAAAAACTTGCCTAACAAAGCTAATACGTTGACGTTCTCAGCTGAAAACGCAACGGCTTGGGTGGGGTTAATTGTTAATGGCTCAACCATTTGGCAAGGTTCTGTTACACCAGGAACTGATCAAACAACGCAATTACCAGCTGGCGTAACCCAATTCTCAGTTAAAACGGGGAACGGTCCTGCAACGAAGATGAAGATTAACGACACAGCTGTTAATTTAAATCCCAATAATGAAACAGTTCAGGTTCGAACAGTAAACTTTACAGCAACACTTGCAAAATAA
- the pgsA gene encoding CDP-diacylglycerol--glycerol-3-phosphate 3-phosphatidyltransferase, giving the protein MNLPNKLTMFRIILIPIFTILLAFNVPAGDVIVAGTAIPVSELIATIIFIVASLTDLLDGKIARSQHLVTNFGKFADPLADKLLVMTAFIFLVELGAAPAWVVAIIIWRELAVTGLRLLLSQGGEVMAAAMPGKIKTTTQMLAIILLFLHNVFFANIGLPMADIMLYVCLFFTIYSGTEYFIKNRGIFQDSFSK; this is encoded by the coding sequence ATGAATTTACCAAATAAATTGACGATGTTTAGAATTATTTTAATTCCTATTTTTACAATCCTATTAGCGTTTAACGTACCGGCTGGTGACGTAATTGTTGCTGGGACAGCCATTCCGGTCAGTGAATTGATTGCCACAATTATCTTTATTGTCGCATCATTGACGGATTTGTTGGATGGGAAAATTGCACGTTCACAACATTTGGTGACTAACTTTGGCAAGTTTGCTGATCCACTAGCGGACAAGTTATTGGTAATGACAGCCTTCATCTTCCTTGTTGAATTAGGTGCTGCGCCCGCTTGGGTAGTTGCCATCATTATTTGGCGTGAATTAGCAGTGACCGGTCTTCGATTGCTCTTGAGCCAAGGTGGCGAGGTCATGGCCGCTGCCATGCCTGGTAAGATTAAAACCACAACTCAGATGTTGGCGATCATCTTATTATTCTTGCATAACGTCTTCTTTGCGAATATCGGCTTACCAATGGCTGATATCATGTTATATGTTTGCCTATTCTTCACAATTTACTCAGGGACCGAATATTTCATTAAAAACCGGGGTATCTTTCAAGATTCATTTTCTAAATAA
- the recA gene encoding recombinase RecA, producing the protein MAKDERQAALDAALKKIEKNFGKGSIMRMGEKVDTQVSTVSSGSLALDEALGVGGYPRGRIVEIYGPESSGKTTVALHAVAEVQKQGGTAAYIDAENAMDPKYATALGVNIDDLLLSQPDTGEQGLEIADALVSSGAVDILVVDSVAALVPRAEIEGEMGDAHVGLQARLMSQALRKLSGTINKTKTIALFINQIREKVGVMFGNPEVTPGGRALKFYSTVRLEVRRAETIKNGTDMIGNRARIKVVKNKVAPPFKVAEVDIMYGQGISRTGELVDMAVEKDIINKSGSWYSYGSERIGQGRENAKNYLADHEDVEDEVRLKVRAAYGISDVPEEDLPTNEDEQINILPDDSTEE; encoded by the coding sequence TTGGCTAAAGATGAAAGACAAGCAGCACTTGATGCTGCCCTAAAGAAGATTGAAAAGAATTTTGGTAAAGGTTCAATTATGCGCATGGGTGAAAAGGTTGATACACAAGTCTCAACAGTTTCATCTGGCTCATTGGCATTGGACGAAGCGCTCGGAGTAGGTGGCTACCCTCGTGGCCGGATCGTTGAAATTTACGGCCCTGAAAGTTCAGGTAAAACAACTGTTGCATTACACGCTGTTGCCGAAGTGCAAAAGCAAGGTGGCACGGCTGCTTATATCGATGCTGAAAATGCGATGGATCCTAAGTACGCAACAGCACTTGGTGTTAATATCGATGACTTACTCTTGTCACAACCTGATACTGGGGAACAAGGTTTAGAAATCGCTGATGCCTTGGTATCAAGTGGGGCCGTTGATATTTTAGTAGTCGATTCAGTTGCTGCCTTGGTACCACGTGCTGAAATCGAAGGTGAAATGGGTGACGCCCACGTTGGCTTACAAGCCCGTTTGATGTCACAAGCCTTACGTAAATTATCAGGAACGATTAATAAGACGAAGACGATTGCGTTATTCATTAACCAAATCCGTGAAAAAGTCGGCGTGATGTTCGGTAACCCCGAAGTCACACCAGGTGGGCGTGCTTTGAAATTCTATTCAACTGTTCGGCTTGAAGTCCGGCGTGCTGAAACCATCAAGAATGGGACAGATATGATTGGGAACCGCGCCCGCATTAAAGTTGTTAAGAATAAGGTAGCACCACCATTTAAGGTCGCTGAAGTTGATATCATGTACGGTCAAGGGATTTCCAGAACCGGTGAATTGGTTGATATGGCGGTTGAAAAAGACATTATCAATAAGAGTGGTTCTTGGTACTCTTATGGCTCAGAACGAATTGGTCAAGGGCGTGAAAATGCTAAAAACTATTTGGCTGATCATGAAGATGTCGAAGATGAAGTTCGTTTGAAGGTTAGAGCAGCTTATGGTATTTCAGATGTACCAGAAGAAGATCTTCCCACAAATGAGGATGAACAAATAAATATTTTGCCAGATGATTCAACAGAAGAATAA
- the rny gene encoding ribonuclease Y, protein MNLDLLLILTAVIMLIVGLAVGTLLQKKAHEREIDGANKTAKGIIELAEKEAATRKKEILLEAKDENHQYRSEIENELKDRRGEVQKQENRLIQREETMDRKDATLDKKERALEEHENRLAEQAQQLTKKQAEVEALVEQQRTKLQEIAELSHDEAQKIILDETKQNLDHERAVLIKESEESAKEHADRTAKTLVAEAIQRSAADMVAETTVTVVTLPNDDMKGRIIGREGRNIRTLETLTGIDLIIDDTPEAVVLSGFDPIRREIARMTLEKLIQDGRIHPARIEEMVDKSRKEMDEQIRQIGEQAIFDVGIHTMHPDLIKVLGRLHFRTSYGQNVLNHSIEVAKLTGILAAELGEDVTLAKRAGLLHDIGKALDHEVDGSHVEIGVELATRYKEPATVINAIGSHHGDIEATSIISVLVAASDAISAARPGARSESLENYIHRLEKLESITNSFKGVDHSFAIQAGREVRVIVKPEQVTDDQATVLARDVKNQIEDQLEYPGHIKVTVIRETRTVEYAK, encoded by the coding sequence ATGAACTTAGATTTGCTATTAATCCTTACCGCAGTCATCATGTTAATCGTTGGTTTAGCTGTTGGAACGCTTTTGCAAAAGAAGGCTCACGAACGTGAAATTGATGGTGCAAATAAGACTGCTAAAGGAATAATTGAGTTAGCCGAAAAAGAAGCGGCAACGCGAAAAAAAGAAATTCTTTTGGAAGCAAAGGACGAAAATCATCAATATCGCTCTGAAATTGAAAATGAATTGAAGGATCGACGTGGTGAAGTTCAAAAACAAGAGAATCGATTGATACAGCGTGAAGAAACCATGGATCGTAAAGATGCAACGCTTGACAAAAAAGAGCGGGCATTAGAGGAACATGAAAATCGTTTAGCTGAGCAAGCGCAGCAATTAACGAAAAAGCAAGCAGAAGTCGAAGCGTTGGTTGAACAACAACGAACGAAGTTACAAGAGATTGCTGAGCTTTCACATGATGAAGCGCAAAAGATCATTTTGGATGAAACAAAACAGAACTTGGATCATGAACGGGCTGTTTTAATTAAAGAAAGTGAAGAGTCTGCTAAAGAGCATGCGGATCGGACAGCTAAAACATTAGTTGCTGAAGCAATTCAACGTAGTGCAGCAGATATGGTAGCTGAAACAACTGTGACGGTTGTAACACTGCCTAATGACGATATGAAGGGCCGGATTATTGGCCGTGAAGGTCGGAACATTCGAACACTTGAAACATTAACTGGGATTGATTTAATTATCGATGATACACCAGAAGCAGTCGTTTTAAGTGGGTTTGATCCAATTAGACGTGAAATTGCCCGGATGACTTTAGAGAAGTTAATTCAAGATGGCCGGATTCATCCAGCTCGTATTGAAGAGATGGTCGATAAGTCACGTAAAGAAATGGATGAACAAATTCGTCAAATTGGTGAACAAGCCATTTTTGATGTTGGGATTCATACCATGCATCCAGATTTAATTAAAGTTTTAGGACGGCTACACTTTAGAACAAGTTATGGTCAAAATGTCTTGAATCACTCAATTGAAGTTGCTAAATTAACAGGGATTTTGGCTGCTGAATTAGGTGAAGATGTGACACTTGCCAAACGTGCTGGGTTATTACATGATATCGGTAAAGCACTGGATCATGAAGTTGATGGTTCCCACGTTGAAATTGGTGTTGAACTTGCAACGCGTTACAAGGAACCGGCAACGGTGATTAACGCAATTGGTTCGCATCATGGTGATATTGAAGCAACGTCAATTATTTCAGTCTTAGTGGCTGCATCTGATGCAATTTCAGCTGCTCGTCCAGGGGCGCGTTCTGAATCACTTGAAAACTATATTCACCGGCTTGAGAAACTTGAAAGTATTACGAATAGTTTCAAAGGTGTTGATCATAGTTTTGCAATCCAAGCCGGTCGAGAAGTCCGCGTGATTGTTAAACCAGAACAAGTCACAGATGATCAAGCAACCGTCTTAGCGCGTGATGTTAAGAATCAAATTGAAGATCAACTTGAATATCCTGGTCATATTAAGGTGACCGTTATCCGAGAAACCAGAACAGTCGAATACGCTAAGTAG
- a CDS encoding undecaprenyl/decaprenyl-phosphate alpha-N-acetylglucosaminyl 1-phosphate transferase — protein sequence MFRIIVGLFATMLVSAAITPLVRRLAFVLGAVDKPNARRVNKKAMPSMGGLAIFIAFNVGTFILLRGQFPTHELFSIFLAECIIIITGMIDDIKELSPKEKMLGILIAGLVIYFLAGVRMNILTIPLVGTFKLGWLSFPITIFWILAITNAVNLIDGLDGLATGVSIIALFTMGVIAYFFLAITNVSVSIMIFCLVAALIGFLPHNFHPAKIFLGDTGALFIGFMIAVLSLKGLKNVTFITLLIPVIILGVPITDTVYAMLRRILNRKPISQADKHHLHHRLMQLGLSHRQTVLVIYGLALVFSLISLLYPLSTLWGSLALTIAVLFGLELFVESIGLVGENRQPLLHLLKRLLKPRDEEKD from the coding sequence ATGTTTAGAATCATCGTTGGGTTGTTTGCGACCATGCTCGTTTCGGCCGCAATTACACCGCTCGTTAGACGCTTAGCTTTTGTCTTAGGCGCGGTTGATAAACCCAACGCTCGCCGAGTGAACAAGAAAGCGATGCCCTCAATGGGTGGTCTGGCGATTTTTATTGCCTTTAATGTAGGCACTTTTATTCTATTGCGCGGACAGTTTCCGACGCATGAACTATTTAGTATCTTTTTAGCAGAATGTATTATCATCATCACCGGGATGATTGATGATATCAAAGAATTAAGTCCTAAAGAAAAAATGTTGGGAATTTTAATCGCTGGGTTAGTGATTTACTTCCTAGCGGGTGTACGGATGAATATCCTAACCATTCCGTTGGTGGGAACCTTTAAATTAGGTTGGTTAAGTTTTCCAATTACGATTTTCTGGATCTTAGCAATAACCAACGCAGTAAACTTAATTGATGGCTTAGATGGTTTAGCGACCGGGGTCTCAATCATTGCCTTATTCACGATGGGTGTGATTGCCTACTTCTTCTTAGCCATTACTAATGTCAGTGTTTCGATCATGATTTTCTGTTTAGTCGCTGCGTTAATCGGCTTCTTGCCGCATAATTTCCATCCCGCCAAGATTTTCTTAGGGGATACGGGGGCCTTGTTTATAGGTTTCATGATTGCGGTCCTATCCTTGAAGGGTTTGAAAAACGTGACCTTCATTACATTATTGATTCCAGTTATTATTTTAGGGGTCCCAATTACGGATACGGTTTACGCGATGTTACGGCGGATCTTAAACCGCAAACCAATTTCACAAGCGGATAAACATCATTTACACCATCGCTTAATGCAATTAGGATTGTCACACCGGCAAACGGTACTGGTTATCTACGGTTTGGCATTAGTTTTCTCACTGATTTCGCTATTATACCCGTTGTCAACACTGTGGGGGAGTTTAGCGTTAACGATTGCCGTTTTGTTTGGCTTAGAATTATTTGTTGAATCAATTGGGTTAGTTGGTGAAAATCGTCAACCATTATTACACTTACTAAAACGATTATTAAAACCGAGAGATGAAGAAAAGGATTAG
- a CDS encoding YigZ family protein gives MESYLTVQKDGQFELEIKKSRFICQIARVSDEAAAQAFIDQVRKTHTKANHNCFAYQLGQPANIQKQSDDGEPSGTAGVPILEVLRQMQLTNLCVVVTRYFGGTKLGTGGLIRAYSHATSAALEHLGIVQGIEQTACHLTIDYAQFDSLQNRLAQLNLAAQDIQYTTDIQLTVWLPTEEVPAFETQMTELLNGQLTLTLGQQQFNEVPISTQAIHDLRYQK, from the coding sequence ATGGAAAGTTATTTAACAGTTCAAAAAGACGGGCAGTTTGAACTCGAAATTAAAAAGTCTCGCTTCATTTGTCAAATCGCTCGGGTTAGTGATGAAGCTGCTGCCCAAGCCTTCATCGATCAGGTCCGTAAAACACATACTAAGGCCAATCATAATTGCTTTGCCTACCAATTGGGACAACCCGCTAACATTCAAAAACAAAGCGATGATGGTGAGCCCAGTGGCACTGCCGGTGTTCCCATACTGGAAGTTTTACGTCAAATGCAACTTACGAATCTCTGCGTCGTTGTCACGCGATATTTTGGAGGCACTAAATTAGGCACTGGCGGCCTGATTCGTGCTTATAGCCACGCGACTTCTGCCGCCCTCGAACATCTTGGCATTGTCCAAGGCATTGAACAAACTGCTTGTCATTTAACCATCGACTACGCACAGTTCGATTCTCTTCAAAACCGCTTAGCGCAACTGAATTTAGCTGCCCAAGATATTCAATATACAACTGATATTCAACTAACGGTTTGGTTGCCCACCGAAGAAGTCCCCGCCTTTGAAACCCAGATGACCGAGTTGCTCAATGGGCAGCTCACATTAACGCTTGGCCAACAACAATTTAACGAAGTCCCCATCAGTACCCAAGCCATTCACGACTTACGTTATCAAAAATAA
- a CDS encoding DNA/RNA helicase — protein MGQIVIACGRQFTAAQLADTQNNNYSLPQIERRPAFLRVKQRLICQRCQQVVPSQTCLPDGRHYCAQCLLFGRLVEGDWLYTIPEDHLFKTATPKLTWAGQLTVYQEQAAQVVVAVIQAHKRHVLTAVTGAGKTEMLFQGILVALQKGQRVCLAAPRVAVCLELYPRLQAAFATTSIMLMHGEQTEPYRYTQLVICTTHQLLKFYHAFDTVIVDEVDAFPFVDNPVLATAVEQACKPQCALLYLTATPTPAIKRAIAAKQMTVSELPLRFHGGILPEPQRHVAFNWRPRLKKGRLPKRLEHDCQICLKNQQILLFVPQVRLLKPVANRLSILLPAVRIETVHANDPEQIEKIAAFRAQQIQLMVTTTILERGVTFKNVAVLVLGAEHMVFNEAVLVQIAGRAGRHKDYTQNPVHFYYQDYTRAIKGACRQIKAQNQRGRRLQSTV, from the coding sequence ATGGGACAAATAGTGATTGCCTGTGGCCGCCAGTTTACTGCGGCCCAGTTAGCCGATACGCAAAATAATAATTATAGTTTACCACAGATTGAGCGCCGACCCGCGTTTTTACGGGTCAAGCAACGTTTAATCTGCCAACGTTGTCAGCAAGTGGTACCGTCGCAAACTTGCTTACCAGACGGCCGTCATTATTGCGCGCAGTGTTTGTTATTTGGTCGTTTAGTAGAAGGGGATTGGTTATATACAATCCCTGAGGATCATTTATTTAAAACCGCTACACCGAAGTTGACGTGGGCAGGCCAATTAACAGTGTATCAGGAACAAGCCGCCCAAGTAGTGGTAGCGGTTATTCAAGCCCATAAACGGCACGTATTAACAGCCGTGACCGGTGCCGGGAAGACCGAGATGCTTTTTCAAGGGATTCTAGTCGCACTACAAAAGGGACAGCGAGTGTGTTTGGCGGCACCTAGAGTCGCAGTTTGTCTAGAACTGTATCCGCGGCTTCAAGCCGCCTTTGCGACGACTAGTATCATGTTGATGCATGGCGAGCAAACCGAGCCCTATCGCTATACCCAGTTAGTGATTTGCACGACACATCAATTACTGAAGTTTTATCACGCTTTTGATACGGTCATCGTTGATGAAGTGGATGCTTTTCCTTTTGTTGATAATCCAGTTTTAGCCACGGCAGTTGAACAAGCCTGTAAGCCTCAGTGTGCGTTATTATATTTAACGGCTACGCCGACACCAGCCATCAAGCGGGCGATTGCTGCTAAACAAATGACAGTTAGTGAATTACCGCTTCGCTTTCATGGGGGAATATTGCCAGAACCGCAACGACATGTCGCTTTCAATTGGCGGCCGCGATTAAAGAAGGGCCGGTTACCTAAACGACTTGAGCATGATTGCCAGATTTGTTTAAAAAACCAGCAGATTTTGCTATTTGTACCGCAAGTCAGATTATTAAAACCAGTTGCCAATCGACTATCAATTTTATTACCGGCGGTCAGAATTGAGACGGTACACGCAAACGATCCTGAACAAATTGAAAAGATCGCGGCGTTTAGGGCCCAACAAATTCAATTAATGGTGACGACCACTATTTTGGAGCGGGGGGTCACATTTAAAAATGTTGCGGTTTTGGTCTTAGGCGCGGAACACATGGTGTTTAATGAAGCCGTTTTGGTCCAGATTGCCGGGCGAGCAGGACGGCATAAAGACTATACCCAAAATCCAGTTCATTTTTATTATCAGGATTATACCCGCGCTATTAAAGGAGCTTGTCGGCAAATTAAGGCCCAAAATCAGAGGGGACGGCGATTACAATCAACTGTTTAA
- a CDS encoding ComF family protein — protein sequence MCQNVIIEKPSIKQLLQLKPLLKPHICQICLQQFEPISGNQCSDCSRPLLTGILCSDCQHWRQLYPQQHFKNQALFTYNRAMQLYFQRYKGQGDYQLRLLFERDIQTRLPVKPNVAYVPIPSDEQHQQARGFNPVQGLFENCFPLMSLLKKRPTEKGQAQKNRAERLASPQFFELIPQKLPDKLQSITILDDIYTTGRTLWHAQQCLRARYPQITINAITLAR from the coding sequence ATGTGTCAAAATGTCATTATTGAAAAGCCAAGTATTAAACAACTGCTACAACTAAAACCACTACTTAAACCACATATCTGTCAAATTTGTTTACAGCAGTTTGAACCTATCAGTGGCAACCAGTGTTCGGATTGTAGTCGGCCACTATTGACGGGCATTTTATGTTCTGATTGTCAGCATTGGCGACAACTTTATCCCCAACAGCATTTTAAAAATCAAGCATTGTTTACTTATAATCGGGCGATGCAGTTATATTTTCAACGTTATAAGGGCCAAGGGGATTATCAATTACGGTTACTATTTGAACGGGACATTCAAACGCGGTTGCCAGTAAAGCCCAATGTAGCTTACGTGCCGATCCCATCCGATGAGCAACATCAACAAGCACGCGGTTTTAATCCAGTCCAAGGCTTATTCGAAAATTGTTTTCCGCTAATGTCACTCTTAAAAAAGCGACCAACGGAAAAGGGGCAAGCGCAAAAAAATCGTGCAGAACGACTCGCAAGTCCGCAATTTTTTGAATTAATACCACAAAAGTTACCTGATAAGCTACAGTCGATAACGATTCTAGATGATATTTACACGACCGGTCGAACGTTGTGGCATGCTCAGCAATGTCTGCGTGCTCGTTATCCGCAAATTACAATTAATGCAATTACTTTGGCCAGATAG
- the raiA gene encoding ribosome-associated translation inhibitor RaiA — protein sequence MLSFNVRGENIEVTEAIRSYVEKKISKLEKYFDESATATAHVNLKVYPDKTAKVEVTIPLPYLVLRAEETSPDMYGSVDLVTDKLERQIRKYKTKINRKSRERGIKGVELVVSSEETLPEEPMQVVRTKRVSLKPMDSEEAILQMNMLGHEFFIFEDSETNGTSIVYKRQDGRYGLIETDE from the coding sequence ATGCTAAGTTTTAATGTCCGTGGAGAAAATATTGAAGTCACAGAAGCAATTCGGAGTTACGTTGAGAAAAAAATCAGCAAACTCGAAAAATATTTTGATGAGTCAGCTACCGCAACTGCACACGTTAACTTGAAAGTCTATCCTGATAAAACAGCGAAGGTCGAAGTGACTATTCCGCTCCCTTATTTGGTTCTTAGAGCCGAAGAAACATCACCAGACATGTACGGTAGTGTTGATCTGGTAACTGATAAACTAGAACGTCAAATTCGTAAATATAAAACTAAAATTAACCGTAAATCACGTGAACGTGGTATCAAGGGTGTTGAATTAGTGGTTTCTTCTGAAGAAACTTTACCAGAAGAACCAATGCAAGTTGTTAGAACTAAACGGGTCTCATTAAAACCAATGGATAGCGAAGAAGCTATCCTACAAATGAACATGCTAGGTCATGAGTTCTTTATCTTTGAAGATTCAGAAACAAATGGCACAAGCATTGTTTATAAACGCCAAGATGGCCGTTATGGGTTAATCGAAACAGATGAATAA